From a single Bacillus pumilus genomic region:
- a CDS encoding YycC family protein, which produces MRPLQISADTAQKLAASLNVPIEQIMHMPQHILIAKLAELEQKKDHSS; this is translated from the coding sequence ATGAGACCTTTACAAATCTCAGCCGATACCGCACAAAAACTTGCGGCATCACTCAATGTACCCATTGAACAAATCATGCATATGCCGCAGCATATCTTAATCGCTAAACTAGCAGAGCTTGAACAGAAGAAAGATCATTCTTCTTAA